The Microbacter sp. GSS18 genome has a segment encoding these proteins:
- a CDS encoding DUF3105 domain-containing protein: MTPTEKRQSGNPAKQAEINLTVKQQREKKRQEKLAEYHRQMARRRRSKIVWWTVGATAAVAVVALVAASVIFAPEPAPSYTAGNSTGAEITGVETFDNVADHVEGVVDYPQSPPAGGPHNAMWLNCGEYSQPVPNENAVHSLEHGAVWVTYDAAAVTGDELDTLRSHLPSSYVILSPYEGLESPITLSAWDAQLTLDSAEDERIPAFFEEFWRSQNAPEPNAVCSGAFDAPGKVS; encoded by the coding sequence GTGACCCCGACCGAGAAGCGGCAGAGCGGAAACCCCGCCAAGCAGGCCGAGATCAATCTGACCGTCAAGCAGCAGCGCGAGAAGAAGCGCCAGGAGAAGCTCGCCGAGTACCACCGGCAGATGGCGCGGCGCCGCCGCAGCAAGATCGTGTGGTGGACGGTGGGCGCGACGGCCGCGGTGGCCGTGGTCGCCCTCGTGGCGGCATCCGTCATCTTCGCGCCCGAGCCCGCCCCCAGCTACACCGCCGGCAACAGCACCGGCGCCGAGATCACGGGAGTCGAGACGTTCGACAACGTCGCCGACCACGTCGAGGGCGTCGTCGACTATCCGCAGTCGCCGCCGGCGGGAGGGCCGCACAACGCGATGTGGCTCAACTGCGGCGAGTACAGCCAGCCGGTCCCGAACGAGAACGCCGTGCACTCGCTCGAGCACGGCGCCGTGTGGGTCACCTACGACGCCGCCGCCGTGACCGGTGACGAGCTCGACACGCTGCGCAGCCACCTGCCGTCCAGCTACGTCATCCTCTCGCCGTACGAGGGCCTGGAGTCCCCCATCACCCTCAGCGCGTGGGACGCTCAGCTCACGCTCGACTCGGCCGAGGACGAGCGCATCCCGGCGTTCTTCGAGGAGTTCTGGCGCAGCCAGAACGCTCCCGAGCCGAACGCGGTCTGCAGCGGCGCGTTCGACGCGCCCGGCAAGGTCTCGTGA
- a CDS encoding DUF305 domain-containing protein, with amino-acid sequence MTDDAVTRGRSGPRWWAIALAALLVAALAFAIGRFSTFGPADALPPSDTSPEAGFSRDMQAHHAQAIEMAMEIHRKTEDDELRALAYDIATGQAGQRGEMYDWLVQWGLPQSGGPMMLWMAESDAGHDHGVPDEPMSNDEANAAMGMATGAELLALREAEGTAADCLFLELMIRHHEGAIPMAQAVVDLGSEPRVIVVAQSMIAGQSAEIDAMQSMQAGLGCAG; translated from the coding sequence GTGACCGACGACGCCGTCACGCGCGGCCGGTCCGGTCCGCGATGGTGGGCCATCGCCCTGGCCGCGCTGCTCGTCGCAGCGCTGGCCTTCGCGATCGGCCGGTTCTCCACCTTCGGACCGGCCGACGCGCTGCCGCCGAGCGACACGTCTCCCGAGGCGGGCTTCTCGCGCGACATGCAGGCCCATCACGCGCAGGCGATCGAGATGGCGATGGAGATCCATCGCAAGACCGAGGACGACGAGCTGCGGGCGCTCGCCTACGACATCGCGACGGGGCAGGCCGGCCAGCGCGGCGAGATGTACGACTGGCTCGTGCAGTGGGGCCTGCCGCAGTCGGGCGGTCCGATGATGCTGTGGATGGCCGAGAGCGACGCCGGGCACGACCATGGCGTTCCCGACGAGCCGATGTCGAACGACGAGGCCAATGCCGCCATGGGCATGGCGACGGGTGCCGAGCTGCTCGCGCTGCGCGAGGCCGAGGGCACCGCGGCCGACTGCCTGTTCCTCGAACTGATGATCCGGCACCACGAGGGCGCGATCCCGATGGCGCAGGCCGTCGTCGACCTCGGCAGCGAACCCCGCGTGATCGTCGTCGCCCAGAGCATGATCGCGGGGCAGTCCGCCGAGATCGACGCGATGCAGTCCATGCAGGCAGGCCTGGGCTGCGCCGGCTGA
- a CDS encoding dihydrofolate reductase family protein has protein sequence MLQSLDGYVADADGALVLPPPGPALHRHFNDELRETSLLVYGRRMWEVMRYWAGLDADRDEAAAEFAALWQSVPKVVVSTTLDDAGDGVRIIRENVVEAVGDLLAGVPGDVEVAGPTLAAALGAAGLIDEYRLYLQPVVLGGGLPMFADGFRPTLDFAGAETLPDGVVMLRYVR, from the coding sequence ATGCTGCAGTCGCTCGACGGCTACGTCGCCGACGCCGACGGTGCGCTGGTGCTGCCGCCGCCCGGACCCGCCCTCCACCGGCACTTCAACGACGAGCTGCGCGAGACCTCGCTCCTGGTCTACGGACGGCGCATGTGGGAGGTCATGCGGTACTGGGCCGGCCTCGACGCCGATCGCGACGAGGCCGCCGCGGAGTTCGCCGCGCTGTGGCAGTCCGTCCCCAAGGTCGTGGTGTCGACGACGCTGGACGACGCCGGGGACGGTGTGCGGATCATCCGCGAGAACGTCGTCGAGGCGGTCGGCGACCTGCTCGCCGGCGTCCCGGGGGACGTCGAGGTCGCCGGTCCCACGCTCGCGGCCGCGCTCGGGGCCGCCGGCCTCATCGACGAATACCGGCTGTACCTGCAGCCGGTCGTCCTGGGCGGCGGGCTGCCGATGTTCGCCGACGGCTTCCGGCCGACGCTGGACTTCGCCGGCGCCGAGACGCTGCCGGACGGCGTGGTGATGCTGCGCTACGTCCGCTGA
- a CDS encoding 4a-hydroxytetrahydrobiopterin dehydratase, producing MEIIDEGDFAGAPGTEAWRVLDGMAAAYFDSRDFAAGAALVARIAELADAADHHPDVDLRYRGVTVRTVTHSAGGLTARDADLARAISQAAAELGVAADPDRLRPRGEV from the coding sequence ATGGAGATCATCGACGAGGGCGACTTCGCGGGGGCGCCCGGCACCGAGGCGTGGCGCGTCCTCGACGGCATGGCCGCGGCGTACTTCGACTCGCGGGACTTCGCCGCCGGCGCCGCGCTCGTCGCGCGCATCGCCGAGCTCGCCGACGCGGCCGACCACCATCCCGACGTCGATCTGCGCTACCGGGGTGTGACGGTGCGGACGGTCACGCATTCCGCGGGGGGTCTCACCGCGCGCGACGCCGACCTCGCCCGGGCGATCTCGCAGGCGGCCGCCGAACTGGGCGTGGCCGCCGACCCGGACCGGCTGCGGCCGCGCGGCGAGGTCTGA
- a CDS encoding CPBP family intramembrane metalloprotease, producing the protein MPAHPASVSAALERPVWTWSLVPALLACLAAPAFFVLMIPWLGWLLLALALAGAWLVERVRGPVPAGDTAARDGSAGRPERGPSLVRDLSLIAVGMLIVSAIPLKAELDDLAILRFALALGGAVVVPYALSRWVYRDRAIGFPWRGGGRWTAFQWTWLASVLVLGWLILPFYFITSGVYENWPVVDTPDLIARLFVGVGAVGIWDELFFICTVFVLLRRHFRMWQANILQAIVFVAFLWELGYQAWGPLLTIPFALLQGFIFGRTRSLAYVVTVHLLFDAVVFLVLVHAHNPGALDRVFLV; encoded by the coding sequence GTGCCCGCGCATCCGGCCTCGGTCTCGGCGGCTCTCGAGCGTCCCGTGTGGACGTGGAGCCTCGTCCCGGCGCTCCTGGCGTGCTTGGCCGCGCCGGCGTTCTTCGTCCTGATGATCCCGTGGCTCGGATGGCTGCTGCTGGCGCTCGCGCTCGCCGGGGCATGGCTCGTCGAGCGTGTCCGCGGTCCCGTTCCCGCGGGCGACACCGCCGCCCGTGACGGCTCGGCGGGGCGTCCCGAGCGCGGGCCCTCGCTCGTGCGCGACCTGTCGCTCATCGCGGTCGGGATGCTGATCGTCAGCGCCATCCCGCTCAAGGCCGAGCTGGACGACCTCGCCATCCTGCGGTTCGCGCTCGCCCTCGGGGGTGCCGTCGTGGTGCCGTACGCGCTGTCGCGGTGGGTGTACCGCGATCGGGCCATCGGGTTCCCGTGGCGCGGAGGAGGGCGCTGGACGGCGTTCCAGTGGACATGGCTGGCGAGCGTGCTCGTCCTCGGGTGGCTGATCCTGCCGTTCTACTTCATCACGTCCGGCGTCTATGAGAACTGGCCGGTCGTGGACACCCCCGACCTCATCGCGCGGCTGTTCGTCGGCGTCGGCGCGGTCGGCATCTGGGACGAGCTGTTCTTCATCTGCACCGTCTTCGTGCTGCTGCGACGGCACTTCCGGATGTGGCAGGCGAACATCCTGCAGGCGATCGTCTTCGTCGCGTTCCTGTGGGAGCTCGGCTACCAGGCCTGGGGTCCGCTGCTGACGATCCCGTTCGCGCTGCTGCAGGGCTTCATCTTCGGGCGCACGCGGTCGCTGGCGTACGTCGTGACGGTGCACCTGCTCTTCGACGCCGTCGTCTTCCTCGTGCTCGTCCACGCCCACAATCCCGGTGCCCTCGACCGGGTGTTCCTGGTCTGA
- the trmB gene encoding tRNA (guanosine(46)-N7)-methyltransferase TrmB, which translates to MTDAPEAPRRFRDRPVSFVRRSGRMSEAQERAWSELAPRFVIEVERDAASTSILPGTQIVPAEVWGRDAPLVAEIGSGQGHAIVHAASTAPDTDFLAIEVFRAGLARTMLDADRAGATNLRLVEANAPEVLQHLLPPASLAELWVFFPDPWHKKKHTKRRLVAPEFPPIAAAALRPGGVLRLATDWEDYALQMREVMDAAPGFERAFSGDWAPRFDGRVLTAFERKGSRAGRDIRDLTYRRTV; encoded by the coding sequence GTGACCGACGCCCCCGAAGCACCCCGCCGCTTCCGTGACCGGCCCGTGTCCTTCGTGCGCCGCAGCGGGCGCATGTCCGAGGCGCAGGAGCGCGCATGGAGCGAGCTGGCGCCGCGGTTCGTGATCGAGGTGGAGCGCGACGCCGCGTCCACCAGCATCCTGCCGGGGACGCAGATCGTCCCCGCCGAGGTCTGGGGGCGCGATGCGCCGCTCGTCGCGGAGATCGGCTCGGGGCAGGGGCACGCGATCGTCCACGCCGCCTCGACCGCTCCCGACACCGACTTCCTCGCGATCGAGGTGTTCCGCGCGGGACTGGCGCGCACGATGCTCGATGCCGACCGTGCCGGCGCGACGAACCTGCGCCTGGTCGAGGCCAACGCGCCCGAGGTGCTGCAGCACCTGCTGCCGCCGGCATCCCTCGCCGAGTTGTGGGTGTTCTTCCCCGATCCGTGGCACAAGAAGAAGCACACCAAGCGTCGGCTGGTCGCGCCGGAGTTCCCGCCGATCGCGGCCGCCGCGCTCCGCCCAGGCGGCGTGCTGCGCCTGGCGACGGACTGGGAGGACTACGCGCTGCAGATGCGGGAGGTCATGGACGCCGCGCCGGGCTTCGAGCGCGCGTTCTCCGGGGACTGGGCGCCGCGCTTCGACGGGCGCGTCCTGACCGCGTTCGAGCGCAAGGGCTCGCGGGCGGGGCGCGACATCCGCGATCTCACCTATCGGCGGACGGTCTGA
- a CDS encoding DUF3097 family protein yields MDDRYGTDVLATGWRDRMAKEVPRVAAAPDLVVEVADDGYCGAVVGLQSGLVELEDRTGRRRLFPLGPGFLIDGRDVVLTAPERRPASAGPARTASGSFAAADARARVARASRIFVEGRHDAELVEKVWGDDLRAEGVVVEYLQGIDLLEAALDDEPPTAQRRYGVLVDHLVPGSKESRIAAGIQRGRHGAHVLIVGHPWVDVWQCVTPRAMGIPRWPDVPRGIEYKVGVCRALGWPARDQADLARAWQRILGRVRSFRDLEPAFLGRVEELIDFVTVD; encoded by the coding sequence ATGGACGATCGCTACGGAACCGACGTGCTCGCGACGGGCTGGCGCGACCGCATGGCCAAGGAGGTGCCGCGCGTCGCGGCCGCTCCCGACCTCGTCGTCGAGGTGGCCGACGACGGCTACTGCGGCGCCGTCGTCGGGCTCCAGTCCGGCCTGGTCGAACTCGAGGACCGCACCGGTCGCCGCCGGCTCTTCCCGCTGGGACCGGGGTTCCTCATCGACGGGCGGGACGTCGTGCTGACCGCCCCCGAGCGGCGCCCGGCCTCCGCGGGGCCGGCACGGACCGCATCCGGATCCTTCGCCGCCGCCGATGCTCGGGCGCGCGTCGCACGTGCGAGCCGGATCTTCGTCGAGGGCCGCCACGACGCCGAACTGGTCGAGAAGGTGTGGGGTGACGACCTGCGCGCCGAGGGTGTGGTCGTGGAGTATCTGCAGGGCATCGATCTGCTCGAGGCCGCGCTGGACGACGAGCCTCCGACGGCGCAGCGCCGGTACGGCGTGCTCGTGGACCATCTGGTCCCCGGATCCAAGGAGTCCCGCATCGCCGCCGGGATCCAGCGCGGCCGGCACGGCGCGCACGTGCTCATCGTCGGGCACCCGTGGGTGGACGTATGGCAGTGCGTCACGCCGCGCGCGATGGGCATACCGCGATGGCCGGACGTGCCGCGGGGCATCGAGTACAAGGTCGGCGTGTGCCGGGCGCTCGGCTGGCCCGCGCGCGATCAGGCCGACCTGGCCCGCGCGTGGCAGCGGATCCTCGGCCGGGTGCGCAGCTTCCGCGACCTCGAGCCGGCGTTCCTCGGTCGGGTCGAGGAGCTCATCGACTTCGTGACGGTCGACTGA
- a CDS encoding TPM domain-containing protein — MRRRWATALLSAGMTALMLAGAASAAATDPVQLGSEYVLDDVGAIAPGDAGNVQSSLEQLYADTGADLYVAFVDTFTNPDDSESWANAVAAQNGLGPSQYLLAVATESRQYYLSADSSGPLSQEQIAQVEADILPQLRDGDYAGAVVTAADTMRGALGGGASGGGFGTVILIVVVAAAIAVVVWLVIRSRRRKRSVVAADGGDPLDRLSTAELRAQAASALIETDDAIKTSEQELGFAAAQFGEAATGPFVEALAAARAELTEAFSLQQKLDDAEPDTEDQVRAWNARIIELCDQAGTRLDERAAEFDELRKLEQDAPEALARLQAERIAATTATRPAADRLAALRASYAPEALATIADNPAQAETRLEFADEQLAAAQQAIARGDGGEAAVSIRAAEEAIGQATMLADAIGRLGDDLSAAEKNAAALIADIEQDVAAAGALPDADGRVAAAVTAASQQLEAARAELAGAKDPLAAIAGLEAADDQIDAVIARARDEQARARRAQQMLAQTMTQAQARVSTAEDYITARRGAVGAPARTRLAEAGASLVRARQLQSSDPAQALAQAQRADQLAAQAIQSAQSDVSGFGGMGAGTQPGMPGGGMLGAVLGGIVINAAMGGGRSSASRGGFGGFPGASSAGRSRPRMSSGSFGGGGTRARRGGGRF; from the coding sequence ATGCGACGGCGCTGGGCCACGGCCCTCTTGTCGGCCGGGATGACGGCGCTCATGCTCGCCGGAGCGGCATCGGCCGCCGCGACCGATCCGGTGCAGCTGGGGTCGGAATACGTGCTCGACGATGTCGGAGCCATCGCCCCGGGGGATGCCGGGAATGTGCAGTCGAGTCTCGAGCAGCTGTACGCCGACACCGGAGCCGACCTCTACGTGGCGTTCGTCGACACCTTCACGAACCCCGACGACAGCGAGTCCTGGGCGAACGCCGTCGCGGCGCAGAACGGGCTCGGCCCCAGCCAGTACCTGCTCGCTGTCGCGACGGAGTCGCGCCAGTACTATCTCTCCGCCGACAGCTCCGGGCCGCTGTCACAGGAGCAGATCGCTCAGGTCGAGGCCGACATCCTGCCGCAGCTGCGCGACGGCGACTACGCCGGCGCGGTGGTCACGGCGGCGGACACGATGCGGGGCGCGCTCGGCGGAGGCGCCTCGGGCGGTGGCTTCGGCACCGTGATTCTCATCGTGGTCGTGGCCGCGGCGATCGCCGTGGTCGTGTGGCTGGTCATCCGCTCCCGACGCAGGAAGCGGTCGGTGGTCGCCGCCGACGGCGGAGACCCGCTCGATCGGCTCAGCACCGCCGAGCTGCGCGCACAGGCGGCATCCGCCCTCATCGAGACCGACGACGCCATCAAGACCAGCGAGCAGGAGCTGGGGTTCGCCGCCGCGCAGTTCGGCGAGGCGGCCACCGGACCGTTCGTCGAGGCACTGGCAGCCGCCCGGGCCGAGCTGACCGAGGCGTTCTCGCTGCAGCAGAAGCTCGACGACGCCGAGCCCGACACCGAAGATCAGGTCCGCGCGTGGAACGCGCGCATCATCGAGCTGTGCGACCAGGCGGGCACGCGCCTGGACGAGCGCGCCGCCGAGTTCGACGAGCTGCGCAAGCTCGAGCAGGACGCCCCCGAAGCGCTCGCACGCCTGCAGGCCGAGCGCATCGCCGCCACGACCGCCACGCGCCCCGCGGCCGACCGGCTGGCGGCGCTGCGCGCCTCCTATGCGCCCGAGGCGCTCGCGACCATCGCCGACAATCCGGCCCAGGCCGAGACGCGTCTGGAGTTCGCCGACGAGCAGCTCGCCGCGGCGCAGCAGGCGATCGCCCGCGGCGACGGCGGCGAGGCGGCGGTGAGCATCCGCGCCGCCGAGGAGGCCATCGGCCAGGCGACGATGCTCGCCGACGCGATCGGCAGGCTCGGCGACGATCTGAGCGCGGCCGAGAAGAACGCCGCCGCCCTCATCGCCGACATCGAGCAGGACGTCGCCGCCGCCGGAGCCCTCCCCGATGCCGACGGGCGCGTGGCCGCCGCCGTGACCGCGGCCAGCCAGCAGCTCGAGGCCGCGCGCGCCGAGCTCGCCGGTGCGAAGGACCCGCTCGCCGCGATCGCGGGTCTGGAGGCGGCCGACGACCAGATCGACGCCGTCATCGCCCGCGCCCGCGACGAACAGGCCCGCGCCCGGCGCGCCCAGCAGATGCTCGCGCAGACCATGACGCAGGCGCAGGCGCGCGTGTCGACGGCCGAGGACTACATCACGGCCCGCCGCGGCGCCGTGGGGGCGCCGGCGCGCACGCGGCTCGCCGAGGCGGGCGCGTCGCTCGTGCGCGCCCGGCAGCTGCAGAGCAGCGATCCGGCGCAGGCGCTCGCCCAGGCCCAGCGCGCCGACCAGCTCGCCGCGCAGGCGATCCAGTCGGCGCAGAGCGACGTGTCGGGCTTCGGTGGCATGGGCGCGGGCACCCAGCCCGGAATGCCCGGTGGCGGGATGCTGGGCGCGGTCCTCGGCGGCATCGTGATCAACGCGGCGATGGGCGGTGGACGCTCGTCGGCGTCGCGCGGCGGTTTCGGCGGCTTCCCGGGCGCGTCGAGCGCCGGCCGCAGCCGCCCGCGCATGAGCTCCGGGTCCTTCGGCGGCGGGGGCACGCGTGCCCGCCGCGGCGGAGGACGCTTCTGA
- a CDS encoding PspA/IM30 family protein, translating to MAKQSIFGRISTLIKANVNALIDSAEDPQKMLDQLVRDYTNSIADAEAAIAETIGNLRLLERDHQEDVQAAAEWGNKALAASRKADELRTAGNTADADKFDNLAKIALQRQISEENEAKAIAPTIAQQNEVVDKLKDGLNGMKVKLDQLKSKRAELLARSKTAEAQNKVADAVKSIDVLDPTSEIGRFEDKVRRQEALAQGKQELAASSLDQQFNQLEDMGELTEVEARLAALKAGGSAGAIGS from the coding sequence ATGGCGAAGCAGTCCATCTTCGGCCGCATCTCCACCCTGATCAAGGCGAACGTCAACGCCTTGATCGATTCGGCCGAGGACCCGCAGAAGATGCTGGACCAGCTGGTCCGCGACTACACCAACTCGATCGCCGACGCGGAGGCGGCGATCGCCGAGACGATCGGCAACCTGCGCCTGCTCGAGCGCGACCACCAGGAGGACGTCCAGGCGGCCGCCGAGTGGGGCAACAAGGCGCTGGCGGCGAGCCGCAAGGCCGATGAGCTGCGCACAGCCGGCAACACCGCCGACGCCGACAAGTTCGACAACCTCGCGAAGATCGCGCTGCAGCGCCAGATCAGTGAAGAGAACGAGGCGAAGGCGATCGCGCCGACCATCGCTCAGCAGAACGAGGTCGTCGACAAGCTCAAGGACGGCCTCAACGGCATGAAGGTCAAGCTCGACCAGCTGAAGTCCAAGCGGGCCGAGCTGCTGGCGCGCTCGAAGACCGCCGAGGCGCAGAACAAGGTCGCCGACGCGGTCAAGTCGATCGACGTGCTCGATCCCACGAGCGAGATCGGCCGCTTCGAGGACAAGGTGCGGCGCCAGGAGGCGCTCGCGCAGGGCAAGCAGGAGCTCGCCGCGTCGTCGCTGGACCAGCAGTTCAACCAGCTCGAGGACATGGGCGAACTCACCGAGGTCGAGGCGCGCCTGGCCGCCCTCAAGGCCGGCGGCAGCGCCGGGGCGATCGGCTCCTGA
- a CDS encoding arginase family protein: protein MTRFIVVPQWQGSPSSRAMQLIDGAEAIAGDLPRVSCTRVEVPLEAGEAVDTGVQRYSSLHRIRDLVASSVQAGGGPAMVVGGDCGVAVSAVARSAAADPDLAVVWLDAHPDLHTPATSESGAFAGMALRAVIGEGAPGLALEAGTVPSERVVLAGARSFDAAEDAAARELALTMLAVSDLADPARLADAVSATGASAVHIHVDLDVLDPSAMAGVTSAEPFGVTVADLVAAIGAVRASTRLAGSSIAGFAPSSPAAAVEDMGAILRIVGALA from the coding sequence ATGACCCGGTTCATCGTCGTTCCCCAATGGCAGGGCTCGCCGTCGTCTCGCGCGATGCAGCTGATCGATGGAGCGGAGGCGATCGCGGGCGATCTGCCGCGCGTGTCCTGCACGCGTGTCGAGGTTCCCCTCGAGGCCGGTGAGGCGGTCGACACCGGCGTGCAGCGCTACAGCTCGCTCCATCGCATCCGCGACCTCGTCGCGAGCTCCGTTCAGGCCGGGGGTGGCCCGGCCATGGTGGTCGGCGGCGACTGCGGAGTCGCCGTTTCCGCGGTCGCGCGGTCGGCGGCCGCCGATCCCGATCTCGCCGTGGTGTGGCTGGACGCGCACCCCGATCTGCACACCCCCGCCACCAGCGAGTCCGGCGCGTTCGCCGGGATGGCGCTGCGCGCCGTGATCGGCGAGGGCGCGCCCGGTCTCGCGCTCGAGGCCGGCACGGTGCCGTCCGAGCGCGTGGTGCTCGCCGGCGCCCGGTCGTTCGACGCCGCAGAGGACGCCGCCGCCCGCGAGCTGGCATTGACGATGCTCGCGGTGTCGGACCTCGCCGACCCCGCGCGACTCGCCGACGCGGTCTCGGCGACCGGCGCCTCGGCCGTGCACATCCACGTCGACCTCGACGTGCTCGACCCGTCGGCGATGGCCGGCGTCACGTCGGCCGAGCCCTTTGGCGTGACCGTGGCCGACCTCGTCGCCGCCATCGGCGCGGTGCGCGCCTCGACCCGGCTCGCCGGGTCGAGCATCGCCGGCTTCGCCCCCTCCTCCCCCGCCGCCGCCGTCGAAGACATGGGCGCGATCCTTCGCATCGTGGGGGCGCTGGCGTGA
- a CDS encoding tyrosine-protein phosphatase, which yields MTLATLVPGAVNFRDVGGLPAASGITREGVLFRSGNLARLEDAGVAALGELGIRRIIDLRAEDEVQHAPSRVAGLPLVTQRVPLFLGSVASFFSADVSLDEMYRRLITDSAAGVVDVVRGVVAEQPVLVHCTVGKDRTGVTIAMALAASGVEREAVIADYARTEGLLPEWRNRRVIERLRAQHPEARHLEDLATRSPAPVMRALLQTVADEYGSAADYLRAHGMADDEIVELRRVLVA from the coding sequence ATGACCCTCGCCACGCTCGTCCCCGGCGCCGTGAACTTCCGCGACGTCGGGGGTCTCCCCGCGGCGAGCGGCATCACTCGCGAGGGCGTGCTGTTCCGGTCGGGCAATCTCGCCCGGCTCGAGGACGCCGGTGTGGCCGCACTGGGAGAGCTGGGCATCCGGCGCATCATCGACCTGCGCGCCGAGGACGAGGTGCAGCACGCGCCCAGTCGCGTCGCAGGCCTGCCGCTGGTGACCCAGCGCGTTCCGCTGTTCCTCGGATCCGTCGCGTCGTTCTTCTCCGCGGACGTCAGTCTCGACGAGATGTACCGGCGTCTGATCACCGACTCCGCCGCCGGCGTGGTCGACGTGGTGCGGGGCGTCGTCGCCGAGCAGCCGGTGCTGGTGCACTGCACGGTGGGCAAGGACCGCACGGGGGTGACGATCGCGATGGCCCTGGCGGCGTCCGGCGTCGAGCGCGAAGCGGTGATCGCCGACTATGCGCGCACCGAGGGGCTGCTGCCGGAGTGGCGCAATCGACGCGTCATCGAGCGGCTCCGTGCGCAGCACCCCGAGGCGCGGCATCTCGAGGACCTCGCGACGCGCTCGCCCGCGCCGGTGATGAGGGCGCTGCTGCAGACCGTCGCCGACGAGTACGGGTCGGCGGCCGACTACCTGCGGGCGCACGGCATGGCCGACGACGAGATCGTCGAACTGCGTCGCGTGCTGGTGGCCTGA
- a CDS encoding carboxymuconolactone decarboxylase family protein: MSDQPRVHLSRAARPAYQALSEFSRTVGGIAAESGVDDRLKELVQIHASQLNGCSYCVRQHVTRAVALGVDADTIAQIAAWRDSGVFTERERAGLELAEAYTFIHVDGIPDGVYDRVGAVLTEAEYVALSWIIVSINAFNRLAIAGRYLVPPQQPKAPEEG, from the coding sequence ATGAGCGATCAGCCCCGCGTGCATCTGTCCCGGGCCGCGCGACCGGCCTACCAGGCGCTGTCGGAGTTCTCCCGCACGGTCGGGGGCATCGCCGCCGAGTCGGGCGTCGACGACCGTCTCAAGGAGCTGGTGCAGATCCACGCGTCCCAGCTGAACGGATGCTCCTACTGCGTGCGGCAGCATGTCACGCGCGCGGTCGCGCTGGGCGTCGACGCCGACACCATCGCGCAGATCGCGGCGTGGCGCGACTCGGGGGTCTTCACCGAACGCGAGCGGGCCGGACTGGAGCTGGCCGAGGCGTACACGTTCATCCACGTCGACGGCATCCCCGACGGCGTGTACGACCGTGTCGGCGCCGTGCTGACCGAGGCGGAGTACGTCGCGCTCAGCTGGATCATCGTGTCGATCAACGCCTTCAACCGACTCGCGATCGCGGGTCGCTACCTGGTTCCTCCCCAGCAGCCCAAGGCGCCGGAGGAGGGATGA
- a CDS encoding alpha/beta hydrolase has protein sequence MSEPFDEFSFLPAQAADAGIPGPVPRGERVSLTLPDGRTVSALRYGDDAPVVTFLHGAGLNAHTWDTTILALGLPALSIDLPGHGDSSWRDDAAYVARVLAPDVHAALDAWTSTPQVLVGQSLGGLTAAAVAAARPDLVRDLVIVDITPGVDPSAGPSQLRAFFAGPTDWATRDELVERALAFGLGGARSAAERGVYLNSRIRDDGRVEWKHHFAHLAAAAAADPDAAARMSARQGAIAAVLGETGWEDLAGVRAPITLVRGERGYVTDADEAEFSRRVPAASVVALAAGHNVQEEQPVALGALVRTRARPD, from the coding sequence GTGAGCGAACCCTTCGACGAGTTCTCCTTCCTGCCCGCGCAGGCCGCCGACGCCGGCATCCCGGGCCCGGTGCCCCGTGGCGAGCGCGTGTCGCTCACCCTGCCCGACGGGCGTACCGTCAGCGCACTGCGCTACGGCGACGACGCGCCCGTCGTGACCTTCCTGCACGGTGCGGGGCTGAACGCCCACACGTGGGACACCACGATCCTCGCCCTCGGGCTCCCCGCCCTGTCGATCGATCTGCCCGGCCACGGCGACTCGTCGTGGCGCGACGACGCGGCCTACGTCGCCCGCGTGCTCGCGCCCGACGTCCACGCGGCCCTGGACGCCTGGACCTCGACGCCGCAGGTGCTCGTCGGCCAGTCGCTGGGCGGGCTGACGGCCGCCGCGGTGGCGGCGGCGCGGCCCGACCTCGTGCGCGACCTCGTCATCGTCGACATCACGCCGGGCGTAGACCCGAGCGCGGGTCCGAGCCAGCTGCGCGCCTTCTTCGCCGGACCCACCGACTGGGCCACGCGCGACGAGCTCGTCGAGCGGGCGCTCGCGTTCGGGCTCGGCGGCGCGCGCAGCGCGGCCGAACGCGGCGTCTACCTCAACTCCCGCATCCGCGACGACGGGCGCGTGGAGTGGAAGCACCACTTCGCCCACCTCGCGGCCGCTGCCGCCGCCGACCCCGACGCCGCCGCGCGCATGTCCGCGCGCCAGGGCGCCATCGCGGCCGTCCTGGGCGAGACGGGCTGGGAGGACCTCGCGGGCGTGCGGGCTCCCATCACCCTCGTGCGGGGCGAGCGCGGCTACGTGACGGATGCCGACGAGGCCGAGTTCTCGCGCCGCGTCCCCGCCGCATCCGTCGTCGCCCTCGCCGCCGGTCACAACGTGCAGGAGGAGCAGCCGGTCGCCCTCGGCGCCCTCGTGCGCACACGCGCGCGTCCGGACTGA